The Chloroflexota bacterium genome has a window encoding:
- a CDS encoding HAMP domain-containing histidine kinase has product MRVVELFDQVRDRWGERVAHRLARGERVRESFRDELERYFDLMRQAISSGDPAWLNDVLDQWTEARTQSEREQREASLVPILGHIMLSLNHVAREILNPEDALDLIDAVLPLHAHALQYSSQLETDIYVRHISGELEKARSTLERLDRSKSDFISVAAHELRTPLTLIEGYASMLGDIHLNEAQVMAQAEIMLHGIGSGVQRLREIIEDMIDVSLIDNDMLKLNFQPVWLNQLLGIAQHEISAVLAERDLTLDIQEFPGYNEMIFADPERLYQALWNILSNAVKYTPNQGRITINGRILSGFIEVTIADTGIGINPDDQERIFEKFGRLGNVALHSSGKTKFKGGGPGLGLPITKGIVETHGGAIWVESDGYDETICPGSKFHILLPIRKESPDEKLSKLFEPLGEQRKAKRWNQRRKS; this is encoded by the coding sequence ATGCGAGTTGTAGAGTTATTTGATCAGGTTCGCGACCGTTGGGGCGAACGCGTGGCGCATCGGTTGGCGCGTGGCGAGCGCGTGCGCGAAAGTTTCCGTGATGAACTGGAGCGTTATTTCGATCTAATGCGCCAGGCGATCAGCAGCGGTGATCCTGCCTGGTTGAATGATGTGCTGGATCAGTGGACCGAGGCGCGCACGCAGTCCGAGCGCGAGCAGCGCGAAGCCAGTTTGGTCCCGATTCTGGGGCATATCATGCTCTCGTTGAATCATGTAGCGCGTGAAATCTTGAATCCCGAGGATGCGCTGGATTTGATAGACGCGGTGCTTCCGCTGCACGCGCACGCCCTGCAATACTCTTCGCAACTCGAAACCGATATTTATGTGCGCCATATTTCGGGAGAATTGGAAAAAGCCCGCAGCACACTGGAGCGTCTCGATCGGAGCAAATCCGATTTTATTTCCGTAGCCGCGCATGAGTTGCGCACGCCGCTGACGTTGATCGAAGGGTATGCCTCGATGCTTGGGGATATTCACCTGAATGAAGCACAGGTTATGGCACAGGCCGAAATTATGCTCCACGGCATTGGCAGCGGCGTTCAGCGTTTACGCGAAATCATTGAAGATATGATCGATGTTTCCCTGATTGATAATGATATGCTCAAGTTGAATTTCCAGCCGGTGTGGCTGAATCAGTTACTGGGAATCGCCCAGCATGAAATCAGCGCCGTACTCGCAGAGCGCGATCTGACCCTGGATATTCAGGAATTCCCCGGTTACAACGAGATGATCTTTGCCGACCCTGAACGGCTGTATCAGGCCCTTTGGAATATTCTTTCGAACGCGGTTAAATACACCCCGAATCAGGGAAGAATTACCATCAACGGACGCATACTTTCCGGCTTCATCGAAGTAACCATTGCAGATACCGGCATTGGGATTAACCCCGACGATCAGGAACGCATATTTGAAAAATTTGGCCGTCTGGGGAACGTGGCTTTACACTCCAGCGGAAAAACCAAATTCAAGGGCGGAGGCCCGGGGTTGGGGCTGCCCATTACCAAGGGGATTGTTGAAACCCACGGCGGCGCAATCTGGGTTGAATCGGATGGTTATGATGAAACGATTTGTCCAGGCTCAAAATTCCACATTTTGTTGCCAATACGAAAAGAATCGCCCGATGAAAAACTGAGCAAGCTCTTTGAGCCGCTTGGCGAGCAGCGCAAGGCGAAGCGCTGGAATCAGCGACGCAAGTCCTGA
- the pckA gene encoding phosphoenolpyruvate carboxykinase (ATP) yields the protein MNNLLNIKTPAEVQAHALKGDYSLSNHGFTNLRLAYWNLPTESLYEEIVFRGEGHISHAGAMIVPSGKHTARAAQDKFVVREPSTEEDIWWGEYNRPYGREKFDELFTRLQGFVQGRDLFVQDCYAGAHPEYRLPVRIITEFAWHSLFSRNMFILPQSAEEYRTHVPQFTVVALPSFKAFPPVDGTRSDTFIALNFEQQLAIIGGSAYGGEIKKSIFTVLNYLLPKEGVMTMHCSANQGDDEDVALFFGLSGTGKTSLSADPNRKLIGDDEHGWSDDGVFNFEGGCYAKVIQLSPSAEPQIHACTQRFGTVLENVIYDPVTRRIDLDDDELTENTRASYPIHFIDNALPGGRGGHPKNILLLTCDASGVMPPIARLTPEQAMYHFISGYTSKVGGTEVGLGEEPEITFSACFGAPFMVHHPAKYAELLARKMARYGATAWLLNTGWVGGAYGVGKRISIRYTRAMLTAALNGDLQNVDYYTEPVFGFEVPKSCPGVPEDVLYPSKSWPSKAAYNDKYRQLAARFIENFKKFAEDAPPEVRAAGPKLDVL from the coding sequence ATGAACAACCTTCTTAACATCAAAACCCCCGCCGAAGTACAAGCCCATGCCCTCAAGGGCGATTACAGCCTGAGCAATCACGGCTTCACGAACCTTCGTCTGGCCTACTGGAATTTACCCACCGAATCGCTCTACGAAGAGATCGTTTTCCGCGGCGAGGGGCATATCTCGCACGCCGGGGCGATGATTGTGCCTTCGGGCAAGCACACTGCCCGCGCCGCGCAAGACAAGTTCGTCGTGCGCGAACCCTCCACCGAAGAAGATATCTGGTGGGGCGAATACAACCGCCCCTACGGGCGCGAGAAATTCGACGAACTCTTCACGCGCCTGCAAGGTTTCGTGCAAGGGCGCGACCTCTTCGTGCAAGATTGCTACGCCGGAGCGCACCCCGAATACCGCTTGCCCGTTCGCATTATTACCGAATTCGCCTGGCACAGTCTCTTCTCGCGCAATATGTTCATCCTGCCGCAGAGCGCCGAAGAATATCGCACGCATGTACCCCAATTCACCGTGGTTGCGCTGCCCTCCTTCAAGGCCTTTCCACCTGTAGATGGCACACGCTCCGATACATTTATTGCCCTCAATTTCGAGCAGCAGTTGGCGATCATCGGCGGCTCGGCCTATGGCGGTGAGATCAAAAAATCCATCTTCACTGTGCTGAATTATCTACTGCCCAAAGAGGGCGTAATGACGATGCATTGCTCGGCCAATCAGGGCGACGATGAAGACGTGGCGCTCTTCTTCGGCTTATCAGGAACAGGGAAGACCAGCCTTTCGGCAGACCCCAATCGCAAGCTGATCGGCGATGATGAACATGGCTGGAGCGATGACGGCGTGTTCAACTTCGAGGGGGGTTGCTACGCAAAGGTGATTCAACTCTCCCCCAGCGCAGAGCCGCAAATTCACGCCTGCACCCAGCGCTTTGGCACCGTACTCGAAAACGTGATCTATGACCCGGTGACACGCCGGATTGATCTCGACGATGATGAACTCACCGAAAATACGCGCGCCTCCTATCCGATCCATTTTATTGATAACGCCCTGCCCGGCGGGCGCGGTGGGCACCCGAAGAATATCCTTTTGCTCACCTGCGACGCCTCCGGGGTGATGCCCCCGATTGCCCGGCTAACCCCGGAACAGGCCATGTACCACTTCATTTCAGGCTACACCTCCAAAGTTGGGGGCACAGAAGTTGGCCTGGGCGAAGAACCGGAGATCACCTTTAGCGCCTGTTTTGGCGCGCCATTCATGGTGCATCATCCGGCCAAATATGCCGAGCTATTAGCCCGAAAAATGGCGCGCTACGGAGCAACGGCCTGGCTACTGAATACCGGCTGGGTGGGCGGGGCGTATGGCGTTGGAAAACGCATTAGCATCCGCTATACGCGCGCCATGCTGACCGCGGCGCTGAATGGCGATTTACAGAACGTGGATTATTACACCGAACCGGTTTTTGGCTTTGAAGTCCCCAAAAGCTGCCCCGGCGTGCCGGAAGATGTGCTGTACCCCAGTAAATCGTGGCCGAGCAAGGCCGCCTACAACGACAAATATCGCCAACTTGCGGCGCGTTTCATTGAAAATTTCAAGAAATTCGCTGAAGATGCACCCCCCGAGGTGCGAGCCGCCGGGCCGAAGCTGGATGTGTTATAA
- a CDS encoding response regulator, translated as MSQIIMMVDDDPQVRALVSKLLTNKGYDVRCSDSGLDAVALAREIQPDLILLDLEMPGKNGFEVLADLQTDEQAMNIPVIMFSARSQVDDKVAGLDLGSVDYVVKPVHPDELLARIRAALKR; from the coding sequence ATGTCGCAAATAATTATGATGGTTGATGACGACCCGCAAGTTCGTGCGCTGGTATCGAAACTGCTGACAAACAAGGGCTACGACGTGCGTTGCAGCGACTCAGGCCTCGATGCGGTGGCTCTGGCCCGGGAGATACAGCCCGATCTGATTTTGTTAGATTTAGAGATGCCCGGCAAAAATGGCTTTGAAGTGCTGGCTGATTTGCAAACGGATGAACAGGCCATGAATATCCCCGTGATCATGTTCTCGGCGCGCTCCCAGGTGGATGATAAAGTCGCTGGGCTTGATCTTGGCTCCGTAGATTATGTTGTCAAGCCCGTCCACCCCGATGAATTATTGGCTCGTATCCGGGCGGCGCTCAAGCGCTGA
- the hflX gene encoding GTPase HflX: MSKEVYKTKPPAESAFLIGAEFNDQENLLSLDDSLSELALLAKTAGLDVVGSETQKRARPHPKTFIGAGKVEEVKLLAEELDAQVIIFDEELSPRHQRELEKLFGEDVRVLDRTALILDIFAQHASTREGALQVELAQYEYRLPRLTRAWTHLARQAGGGGGRTGSAGGVGLRGPGETQLEVDRRDIRRRISHLRAELDKVRAHRQRHRAQRKRSRIPIVALVGYTNAGKSTLLNGLAASDVYVADQLFATLDPTTRRVELSDGTPILFTDTVGFIQKLPTMLVAAFRATLEEIAEADLLLHVLDITHPNVHAQAEAVLQTLKEIDADHIPILTALNKIDRLHDPGAARLALDEFPDAVAISALQREGIGDLLAAIQQQLFEFYTPLDMLLPYSEGRLISLFHAQGEVELVEHTHKGVHIRGRLPGRYLAQFKSFLPEEAVDEDAQEVEV, translated from the coding sequence ATGTCTAAAGAAGTTTACAAAACCAAACCGCCTGCCGAATCGGCTTTTTTGATTGGGGCAGAGTTTAACGATCAGGAAAACTTACTCTCTCTGGATGATTCGCTGAGTGAGTTAGCCTTACTCGCCAAAACGGCTGGGCTGGATGTGGTTGGCAGCGAAACCCAGAAACGTGCTCGACCGCACCCAAAAACCTTTATCGGGGCAGGTAAAGTGGAAGAGGTGAAACTGCTCGCCGAAGAATTGGATGCCCAAGTGATTATCTTCGATGAGGAGCTTTCGCCGCGGCATCAGCGCGAATTGGAGAAACTTTTTGGCGAAGATGTGCGCGTGCTCGACCGCACCGCGCTCATTCTGGATATTTTTGCCCAGCACGCCAGCACGCGCGAGGGGGCGTTGCAAGTTGAGTTGGCTCAATACGAATACCGTCTGCCGCGCCTGACCCGCGCCTGGACCCATCTGGCTCGACAGGCGGGCGGTGGCGGCGGGCGCACCGGCAGCGCGGGCGGCGTGGGTTTGCGCGGCCCCGGAGAAACCCAGCTCGAAGTGGATCGCCGCGATATTCGCCGCCGCATCAGCCATTTGCGCGCCGAACTCGATAAAGTCCGCGCCCATCGCCAACGGCACCGCGCTCAGCGCAAGCGTTCGCGCATTCCCATTGTGGCCTTAGTGGGGTATACCAACGCCGGGAAGTCAACCTTGCTCAATGGGTTGGCAGCCTCGGATGTTTATGTGGCCGACCAACTCTTTGCCACGCTCGATCCCACGACCCGCCGCGTTGAACTCTCCGATGGCACGCCGATCCTCTTCACCGACACGGTTGGCTTCATCCAAAAGTTACCCACCATGTTGGTGGCAGCCTTCCGCGCCACGCTCGAAGAAATCGCCGAAGCTGATCTGCTTTTGCATGTGCTCGACATTACACATCCCAATGTGCATGCCCAGGCCGAGGCCGTGTTGCAAACCCTTAAAGAGATAGATGCCGACCACATCCCCATTTTGACGGCGCTCAATAAAATCGACCGCCTCCATGACCCCGGCGCGGCTCGTTTGGCGCTGGATGAATTCCCCGATGCGGTGGCGATTTCGGCCTTGCAGCGCGAGGGCATTGGCGATTTGCTGGCCGCGATTCAGCAGCAACTTTTTGAATTTTATACCCCGTTGGATATGCTCTTGCCCTATAGTGAAGGCCGCCTGATCTCTCTATTTCATGCGCAAGGCGAGGTTGAACTCGTCGAGCACACCCACAAGGGCGTGCATATCCGCGGGCGGCTGCCCGGACGTTACCTGGCCCAGTTCAAATCATTTTTGCCAGAAGAAGCTGTCGATGAAGATGCGCAGGAGGTGGAGGTCTGA
- a CDS encoding pyridoxal phosphate-dependent aminotransferase: MSLSKQARSIATSPTFALNEKAQLLRARGEPVIHLGIGEPKNPTPINAILSSSAQLRVGDVKYARVDGTPSLKKAIIRYTEENYGRVVAPENIIVTTGAKQSIFNILYTLLNPQDEVVLLAPYWVSYPEMVKMCYAIPVVVTPEDGTFYHRMADIEQAVSSYTKAIIINSPNNPSGVMYSADFIAELVEFCERKGIYLIMDDIYHKLVFDRKPWTPGYQHTQKDVENSHLIVVNGISKAYGMTGFRIGWAIAPRKIVEVMINVQSQMTSNPATLLQSAAEGALTGQQGVIENLRLTIENNRNVVMNELKAFNDLKIIPPDGTFYVMPDFRAYGNSSVKLADFLLEKALVVTVPGVSFGLEGYLRLSFAGSVKDLTEGVERMRWALDPTAPNEIYIGDRKLIRDWL; the protein is encoded by the coding sequence ATGAGTCTCAGCAAACAAGCTCGATCCATTGCCACCTCCCCCACATTTGCGCTCAACGAAAAAGCACAACTATTGCGTGCCAGGGGCGAACCCGTGATTCACTTGGGGATCGGCGAACCCAAAAACCCCACGCCGATTAACGCCATCTTGAGTTCTTCGGCACAGCTACGCGTGGGGGATGTGAAATATGCGCGGGTGGATGGCACACCTTCCCTTAAGAAAGCCATCATCCGCTATACCGAGGAAAACTACGGGCGCGTGGTCGCCCCGGAGAATATCATCGTCACCACAGGAGCCAAACAATCCATATTCAATATTCTCTATACGCTGCTCAATCCGCAAGACGAAGTCGTGCTGCTGGCGCCCTACTGGGTCAGCTACCCGGAGATGGTCAAAATGTGCTACGCAATCCCCGTGGTCGTCACGCCCGAGGATGGCACCTTCTACCATCGCATGGCCGATATTGAGCAGGCGGTCAGCTCATATACCAAAGCCATTATCATCAACAGCCCCAACAACCCTTCCGGGGTGATGTACAGTGCCGACTTCATCGCCGAATTGGTCGAATTCTGCGAGCGCAAGGGCATTTATCTGATTATGGATGATATTTACCACAAGCTGGTTTTCGACCGCAAACCGTGGACGCCGGGCTACCAGCACACCCAAAAAGATGTCGAAAATTCGCATCTAATCGTTGTCAACGGCATCTCCAAAGCCTACGGCATGACCGGCTTCCGCATCGGCTGGGCGATTGCGCCGCGCAAAATCGTGGAAGTGATGATTAACGTCCAATCGCAGATGACCTCCAACCCGGCCACATTATTACAATCTGCCGCCGAGGGTGCGCTGACGGGGCAGCAGGGCGTGATCGAAAACCTGCGCCTGACGATTGAGAACAACCGCAACGTGGTGATGAATGAACTCAAAGCCTTCAACGACCTCAAGATTATCCCGCCGGATGGCACATTTTATGTCATGCCGGATTTCCGCGCCTATGGAAATAGTTCGGTAAAACTAGCCGATTTTCTGCTCGAAAAGGCGCTGGTCGTGACGGTCCCTGGGGTGAGTTTTGGCCTGGAGGGCTATCTACGCCTGAGCTTTGCCGGTTCGGTCAAGGACCTCACCGAAGGGGTGGAGCGAATGCGTTGGGCCTTAGACCCCACAGCCCCGAATGAAATTTATATTGGCGACCGGAAACTTATCCGAGACTGGCTGTAA